The following proteins are encoded in a genomic region of Methanobrevibacter gottschalkii DSM 11977:
- a CDS encoding glycosyltransferase family 2 protein, whose amino-acid sequence MVKVSVILTAFNEEKYIGKAIDSILKQTLTDFELIIVNDGSTDNTLNIINSFEDERIKLISHDNIGPGASRNKALNIAKGEYIMYLDGDDWYRVDGLEIAYSEAKDKDTDFTFYQMINYDEKTGKTYENDWFNLNIFDESFENTVFNINDFKGSIFDLSVGVCQKIYNTSFLKRIDAKFPEGILFEDMPFFYYVLLKADKISIIKQQLYYRRKHDGSITHVVDEKFLDTVPAGQELIFHY is encoded by the coding sequence ATGGTAAAGGTTTCAGTAATATTAACTGCATTCAATGAAGAGAAATATATTGGGAAAGCTATTGACAGCATATTAAAACAGACCTTAACTGATTTTGAATTAATTATCGTTAATGATGGGTCAACAGACAATACGCTAAACATTATCAACAGCTTTGAAGATGAACGAATTAAATTAATCAGTCACGACAACATAGGACCTGGAGCAAGTAGAAATAAAGCACTGAATATTGCAAAGGGAGAATATATAATGTATCTTGATGGTGATGATTGGTATCGAGTCGACGGCTTGGAAATAGCTTACAGTGAAGCAAAAGATAAAGATACTGACTTTACATTCTATCAAATGATCAATTATGATGAAAAAACTGGAAAAACATATGAAAATGATTGGTTTAACTTAAATATCTTTGATGAATCATTTGAAAATACTGTTTTCAACATTAATGATTTTAAAGGTTCAATTTTTGACTTGTCTGTTGGTGTTTGTCAAAAAATATATAATACATCATTCCTAAAACGTATTGATGCTAAATTTCCAGAAGGAATCTTATTTGAGGATATGCCCTTTTTTTATTATGTATTATTAAAAGCAGACAAAATTTCCATTATTAAACAGCAGTTATACTACAGAAGAAAACATGATGGATCCATCACACATGTAGTTGATGAGAAATTCTTAGATACTGTTCCTGCAGGCCAGGAACTAATTTTCCATTATTAA
- a CDS encoding NAD(P)H-dependent glycerol-3-phosphate dehydrogenase, whose product MNITVGVIGAGALGTAISQNISGNVAEIILLLRNKELCDEINNCRYNSQYYPNYKLKDNIKATLETGDLSNCDIIFLAIPSSAFRKTLKDLQDIVKKDVIIVTTAKGIEYPSLKTMGNLIEEYFDENYVALSGPNFASEIMLNLPTVTNIASKSYENSVKVKKVLSTKQFKVKIIEDIYGIELCGILKNINAIANGICEGININENARFAVLTKGFNDTITIIKAIGGKSETVHEYCGFGDLILTSTSRESRNHTLGILYGQRLIINENANGVVFEGKNSIKAIRDICLKNNIHSDIVNFVYDVMIRKVTPTIAFNNLWENME is encoded by the coding sequence ATGAATATAACAGTCGGTGTTATTGGAGCAGGTGCCCTCGGTACTGCAATATCCCAAAATATTAGTGGAAATGTAGCTGAGATAATATTACTTTTAAGAAATAAAGAACTTTGCGATGAAATTAATAATTGCAGATACAATTCTCAGTATTATCCAAATTATAAGTTAAAGGATAATATTAAAGCTACTTTGGAAACAGGTGATTTATCAAATTGTGATATTATTTTTTTAGCAATTCCCTCTTCTGCTTTTAGAAAAACATTAAAAGATTTACAGGATATTGTAAAAAAAGATGTTATTATTGTCACTACAGCTAAAGGAATTGAATATCCATCATTAAAAACAATGGGTAATTTAATTGAAGAATATTTTGATGAAAATTATGTTGCACTGTCAGGCCCTAATTTTGCATCTGAAATAATGTTAAATCTGCCAACAGTAACAAATATTGCTTCTAAAAGTTATGAAAACTCAGTTAAGGTAAAAAAAGTGTTATCAACTAAGCAATTTAAAGTGAAAATTATTGAGGATATTTATGGAATCGAACTTTGCGGAATATTAAAAAATATTAATGCAATAGCCAATGGTATTTGCGAAGGTATCAATATTAATGAAAATGCAAGATTTGCTGTTTTAACTAAAGGTTTTAACGATACAATCACCATCATAAAAGCAATCGGAGGTAAATCTGAAACGGTTCATGAATATTGCGGATTTGGAGATTTGATATTGACTTCAACTTCACGTGAAAGCAGAAATCATACCCTGGGAATATTATACGGTCAAAGATTGATCATCAATGAGAATGCTAACGGAGTTGTATTTGAAGGAAAAAATTCGATTAAAGCCATCAGAGATATCTGTTTAAAAAATAATATCCATAGTGATATTGTAAACTTTGTATATGATGTAATGATTAGAAAAGTAACACCTACAATAGCGTTCAACAATTTATGGGAAAACATGGAATAA
- a CDS encoding phosphocholine cytidylyltransferase family protein, which translates to MIGVILSAGMGTRLRPLTDEIPKPLLEINNTTLLERMIRNCINAGIREFILIVGYEKEKVFEIAPKLEEKLDISIRIIENMEYDATNTSVSAYLASSYIEKENLDDFILINGDNVVDPEIITRIAKTDNTSLIVDNFKDLNGESFKLILKDVKKADNSIANGIISEIGKEIDIPSSTGEFIGVSKVIKEDVSRFNEILIRLIDEDRQNYYDFAYKPLSRDRKIDFVLTNGLKWTEIDDYNDWKTANGLIKEFEN; encoded by the coding sequence ATGATTGGTGTAATTTTATCAGCCGGAATGGGAACAAGATTAAGACCATTAACAGACGAAATTCCAAAACCGTTACTGGAAATCAACAATACAACTTTGCTTGAGAGAATGATTAGAAACTGTATAAATGCAGGAATCCGTGAATTTATATTAATTGTCGGATATGAAAAAGAAAAAGTTTTTGAAATTGCTCCGAAACTTGAGGAAAAATTAGACATATCCATCAGAATAATTGAAAATATGGAATATGATGCAACTAACACTTCTGTGTCAGCTTATCTTGCAAGTTCTTACATTGAAAAAGAGAATTTAGATGATTTTATACTAATTAACGGAGATAATGTGGTAGATCCTGAAATTATCACAAGAATTGCAAAAACAGACAATACTAGTTTAATTGTAGATAACTTTAAAGACTTGAATGGAGAATCATTTAAATTGATTTTAAAGGATGTAAAAAAAGCAGATAACAGCATTGCAAATGGTATTATATCTGAAATCGGAAAAGAAATTGATATACCCTCATCAACTGGTGAATTTATTGGTGTTTCAAAAGTTATTAAAGAGGATGTAAGTCGTTTTAATGAAATTTTAATCAGATTAATTGATGAAGACAGGCAAAATTATTATGATTTTGCATATAAACCTCTCTCAAGAGATAGAAAAATTGATTTTGTGTTAACAAATGGTCTTAAATGGACTGAAATTGATGATTATAATGACTGGAAAACCGCAAATGGATTAATTAAAGAATTTGAGAACTAA
- a CDS encoding CDP-glycerol glycerophosphotransferase family protein, whose amino-acid sequence MALIGKINNLKECLDNTKIYDSYYSAEIDESIIYLESRNGMDFTGNIFRITEELSTGKYGNFKIYVYAAKSIKAKIELFKRNYNLKITKIITDEDEATKILHKAKYIFTDSGIRYKYVKKPGQIFVNTWHGTPLKLMGFDNPSEKHNVGIIQRSFLFSDYILFPNEYMLDRMSHAYMIDKVYGGTFLLEGYPRNSVFLKDNSNYKEKLNLKDKEVFVYMPTFKGIVNNRKDEKQKNDVNKFLNKLNSKLNDNQILFVKFHPYNQSKIDFSKFNHIKEYPKNFENYDILNAADVLITDYSSVFFDFASTRRKIIIFNYDQDEYLKDRGLYFPLEDLPFPKVQNINDLVCELNSPKNYDDTKFTEEYCKYDSTNSAEHICETVINGKIECDYKIISNANKNILIYLGSMENNQAKSQLIQILENTDDNINIFLSFKPWNKNIKENHLNLLKDIPNTIEFLPLSYNLTPTFKEKVELNRFIKKGTDLNLELTEMFNRNYKRQYGDFKFDLIIDFISNDPEQSLTYACSNSKNAIIINEETQPKVYNQFNKIYRLSEFNIKNICDEIIR is encoded by the coding sequence ATGGCTTTAATAGGAAAAATTAATAACTTAAAAGAATGCTTGGATAACACCAAAATTTATGACAGTTATTACAGTGCCGAAATTGATGAAAGCATTATTTATCTGGAGTCAAGAAACGGCATGGATTTTACTGGAAATATTTTTAGAATAACTGAAGAGTTATCCACAGGCAAATATGGTAATTTTAAGATATATGTTTATGCAGCAAAAAGTATTAAAGCTAAAATTGAGTTATTTAAACGGAATTATAATTTAAAAATAACTAAAATCATAACTGATGAAGATGAAGCAACTAAAATCTTACATAAAGCTAAATATATCTTCACAGATTCAGGCATTAGATATAAATATGTTAAAAAACCGGGGCAAATTTTCGTCAATACCTGGCACGGCACTCCATTAAAATTAATGGGATTCGACAACCCATCAGAAAAACATAATGTTGGAATCATACAGAGATCTTTTCTTTTCAGTGATTATATTTTATTTCCAAATGAATATATGTTAGATAGAATGTCTCATGCGTATATGATTGATAAAGTTTATGGAGGGACATTTTTATTAGAGGGATATCCTAGAAATAGTGTTTTTTTAAAGGATAACTCCAATTATAAGGAAAAATTAAATTTAAAAGATAAAGAAGTTTTTGTATATATGCCTACATTTAAAGGAATTGTGAATAATAGAAAAGATGAAAAACAGAAAAATGATGTCAATAAGTTTTTGAATAAATTAAATTCAAAATTAAATGACAATCAGATATTGTTTGTTAAATTTCATCCGTACAATCAGTCCAAAATCGATTTTTCTAAATTTAATCATATTAAAGAGTATCCAAAAAACTTTGAAAATTATGATATATTAAATGCTGCTGATGTTCTCATTACTGATTATTCTAGTGTATTTTTTGATTTTGCAAGTACTAGAAGAAAAATTATTATTTTTAACTATGATCAGGATGAATATCTCAAAGATAGGGGATTATATTTTCCTCTTGAAGATTTACCATTCCCTAAAGTCCAGAATATTAATGATCTGGTATGTGAGTTAAATTCTCCGAAAAATTATGACGATACAAAGTTTACCGAGGAATACTGCAAATATGATTCAACCAATAGTGCAGAACATATATGTGAAACTGTAATTAATGGTAAAATCGAATGCGATTACAAGATAATCAGTAATGCAAATAAGAATATATTAATTTATCTGGGATCTATGGAGAATAATCAGGCAAAAAGTCAGCTTATTCAAATCCTTGAAAATACGGATGATAATATCAATATTTTCCTGTCATTTAAACCTTGGAATAAAAATATTAAAGAAAACCATTTAAATTTATTAAAGGATATTCCAAATACTATTGAATTTTTACCGTTAAGTTATAATTTAACCCCAACATTCAAAGAAAAAGTGGAATTGAACAGATTTATAAAAAAAGGCACTGATTTGAATTTGGAACTAACAGAAATGTTTAATAGGAATTATAAAAGACAATACGGTGATTTTAAATTCGATTTAATAATTGATTTTATAAGTAATGATCCGGAACAGTCATTAACATATGCATGTTCTAATTCAAAAAATGCGATTATCATAAATGAAGAAACACAACCGAAAGTTTACAATCAATTTAATAAAATTTACAGATTATCCGAGTTCAATATAAAAAATATATGTGATGAAATAATCAGATAA